One stretch of Armatimonadota bacterium DNA includes these proteins:
- a CDS encoding GNAT family N-acetyltransferase, with amino-acid sequence MPPSVQEPPRYSVVAATSAEDRAQAFDVRVTVFVVEQLVPQEEELDAWDDTAYHFLALFHSSGAQEAVGAARLVVLAGGAGKIGRVAVLRRHRRHGVGRLLMAAVEAQARRLGIKSTKLDAQLHAIPFYEALGYSAEGPVFLDANIEHRLMRKQLHAT; translated from the coding sequence ATGCCGCCATCGGTTCAAGAACCTCCCCGCTACTCGGTTGTGGCGGCAACCTCCGCGGAAGATCGCGCTCAAGCTTTTGACGTGCGCGTAACGGTGTTTGTGGTCGAGCAGTTGGTGCCACAAGAGGAGGAGCTGGATGCCTGGGACGACACGGCCTACCATTTTCTCGCGCTCTTCCATTCGAGCGGCGCGCAGGAGGCTGTTGGGGCGGCAAGGCTGGTCGTACTGGCCGGTGGCGCGGGCAAGATTGGCCGCGTTGCCGTTCTGCGCCGGCACCGCCGGCACGGCGTCGGACGACTCCTGATGGCGGCCGTCGAGGCGCAGGCGAGGCGGCTTGGCATCAAGAGCACAAAGCTCGACGCGCAACTGCATGCCATTCCCTTCTACGAAGCGTTGGGCTATTCCGCTGAGGGACCCGTGTTCCTGGATGCCAATATTGAGCACCGCCTCATGCGCAAGCAGCTGCACGCCACTTAG
- a CDS encoding M42 family metallopeptidase translates to MTDINFDLLKRICETPGVSSREEPIRALVAAEMRGLVDSVECDVMGNLTGTRNGHRQHPRVMVAAHLDEIGFMVKHVDKRGFLRLKPVGGWDARNMVAQRVLVHGYRGAVLRGALMQASKPIHMLSADDARKPPRVEEMFVDLGMPADRVKAEVEPGDMVTMDRTAERIGDVVVSKTLDNRLSVFVMLEALRLLGSEKTEATILAAATTQEEVGLRGATTAAWALEPDIGIALDVTLANDYPGPADHEHVTELGEGCAVKITDSSLLCHPRLVRHFRDVADENSIKYQLEVLPAGGTDAGAIQRSRAGVPSFTLSVPTRYVHTVNEMANVEDIAGAIQLLAAWLKVAHTREYGYNADFQSS, encoded by the coding sequence ATGACCGACATCAATTTCGATCTCCTCAAGCGGATCTGTGAAACGCCCGGCGTTAGCAGCCGTGAAGAGCCGATCCGCGCGCTCGTAGCAGCCGAGATGCGAGGGCTGGTCGATTCCGTGGAGTGCGATGTGATGGGAAACCTCACAGGCACAAGGAATGGTCACCGCCAGCACCCGCGCGTGATGGTTGCCGCGCATCTGGACGAGATAGGCTTTATGGTGAAGCACGTGGATAAACGCGGCTTCTTGCGGCTCAAGCCCGTCGGCGGTTGGGATGCGCGGAATATGGTGGCCCAGCGCGTGCTGGTACACGGATACCGCGGGGCCGTGCTGCGTGGTGCTCTCATGCAGGCATCCAAGCCGATCCATATGCTCAGCGCAGACGACGCACGCAAACCGCCCCGTGTGGAGGAGATGTTTGTGGATCTCGGCATGCCCGCCGATCGAGTCAAGGCAGAGGTTGAGCCAGGCGATATGGTGACGATGGATCGCACCGCCGAACGTATCGGCGACGTGGTGGTGAGTAAAACGCTGGACAATCGCCTCAGCGTCTTCGTGATGCTGGAAGCGCTCCGCCTGCTGGGTTCCGAGAAAACGGAGGCCACGATCCTTGCGGCCGCCACCACTCAGGAGGAGGTGGGCCTGCGCGGCGCCACCACGGCGGCATGGGCGCTGGAACCTGATATCGGGATCGCGCTGGATGTTACATTGGCCAATGACTATCCCGGTCCCGCAGACCACGAACATGTGACCGAGCTCGGAGAAGGGTGCGCTGTCAAAATCACCGACTCATCGCTGCTGTGTCATCCCAGATTGGTCCGTCACTTCCGTGACGTGGCCGATGAGAACTCCATCAAATATCAGTTGGAAGTTCTTCCTGCCGGTGGTACCGACGCCGGCGCCATACAGAGAAGCCGCGCCGGCGTTCCCAGCTTCACACTATCTGTTCCAACGCGTTACGTGCATACGGTGAATGAAATGGCTAATGTGGAGGATATCGCAGGCGCAATTCAACTGCTCGCCGCGTGGCTCAAGGTTGCCCATACGCGTGAGTACGGCTATAACGCCGATTTTCAATCGAGCTGA
- a CDS encoding family 20 glycosylhydrolase — MNVRTNWAATAGSVAACLLSGLLAGARANCEIPGQSQPRWSAGGVDLSVAGVPLLAGGLVQLFTAAGAGVYSSGGSPPQVTAMALAGGGWQYVARYTGPQQFTAAETVTVAAGRVTWALTAQQNGPAPVRMEWNAARIPAAILVGCDYRATNLGGVDVSGTVGYLPASGDMLAASLGGIVTSLALKHTGGGYLRFSAPAGEGFLLFDARRDVWLEGQRVFWLGVPDVTLVPGRPARLQIELAITTPAIGAAVPDVSIPSPAAPVALAKEPAPALLDADGNPILIPMPKEVRFTSNRMRLRGTVPVWLPRSTRRFARLEAAVRRLTRRWQRRYRVRMPIRWGAWSGRGIGVSVSRAGALPTDSPAAPREAQGYALTVTASGVAITGTDERGAWYGLQTLRQLVMRSPHGEAWLHGVEITDWPSLAFRGAHLFVGKHALPFHTRLISHIFGRFKLNALVLECEYSRWKSHPEIRVPEAMPLRDLRAEVEFARRRFLQPIPLIPSLSHTDWIFKNGRHLTLAEDPASPHAYDVSDPRSYQILFDVYREAIGIFRPSAFHIGHDELLSAGSSAPGAYPFRANHRGAGTAQLFSGDVWRIDAFLRAQNIRPMMWADMLLAPSDGNPARYPRFPAANAPTAAAAQEMRQNLPGDMILDDWRYEPGSEQRNGLNLFLNSGHDAIGCSWFQPQNIRGWALQCVRKGALGLLQTTWAGYNSGEALLHTQLRQFDAFVLAAEYSWSGTKLQPGDGSSPPAAGTLPWNARDVFIRSWSRSSQSTASGWTINLSQGTNMQLAAPRSHGLPWSAPRTASAAWSARDPLDGAVVQSEKVPTGVCLRSRLEVNRGEVGPGAIVLHPNARAGHIALLQACAFPSPDGTTVATVTLSYADGGQAELPLRYGRETGALDDNGEPAGMTTALIPWRADAAAAPLWLRICTLTNPQPGKRIAAIRIAAIDPVAAPVLFGITGW; from the coding sequence GTGAACGTACGCACGAACTGGGCCGCAACTGCCGGTTCGGTGGCCGCCTGCCTGCTCAGCGGCCTGCTGGCCGGCGCACGGGCAAATTGCGAGATACCGGGGCAATCGCAACCGCGTTGGTCCGCCGGTGGAGTTGATCTGTCGGTTGCCGGTGTGCCACTGCTCGCCGGCGGATTGGTACAGTTATTCACTGCCGCCGGCGCCGGCGTGTACAGTTCCGGCGGCTCGCCACCGCAGGTCACCGCGATGGCGCTTGCCGGCGGCGGATGGCAATACGTTGCCAGGTATACCGGCCCGCAGCAGTTCACGGCTGCCGAGACTGTGACGGTCGCCGCCGGCCGCGTGACCTGGGCGCTGACAGCCCAGCAGAATGGCCCGGCGCCTGTCCGGATGGAGTGGAACGCGGCTCGCATTCCAGCCGCTATATTGGTCGGGTGCGACTACCGCGCGACCAACCTCGGCGGCGTGGATGTTTCCGGCACCGTCGGTTACCTGCCGGCGAGCGGCGACATGCTCGCCGCATCGCTCGGCGGGATTGTGACCTCGCTGGCGCTAAAGCACACCGGAGGCGGTTACCTTCGCTTTTCTGCGCCTGCCGGTGAGGGCTTCCTGTTGTTTGACGCACGACGGGATGTCTGGCTGGAAGGCCAACGCGTATTCTGGCTCGGCGTACCGGACGTGACGCTGGTACCCGGACGCCCGGCGCGGCTGCAGATCGAGCTGGCCATCACGACGCCTGCCATCGGAGCAGCGGTACCAGACGTCAGCATTCCGTCACCGGCTGCGCCGGTGGCACTCGCGAAAGAGCCGGCTCCGGCACTTTTGGACGCTGACGGCAACCCGATCCTGATCCCGATGCCCAAAGAGGTGCGATTTACCAGCAACCGCATGCGGCTCCGCGGCACAGTCCCGGTGTGGCTGCCCCGGTCCACGCGCAGATTTGCACGTCTGGAGGCTGCCGTGCGCAGGCTGACCCGGCGCTGGCAGCGCCGGTACCGCGTCCGGATGCCAATTCGATGGGGTGCATGGAGCGGGCGCGGCATCGGTGTATCTGTTTCGCGGGCCGGCGCGCTGCCGACCGATTCTCCTGCCGCACCGCGAGAGGCGCAGGGCTACGCACTCACGGTCACGGCATCCGGTGTGGCGATTACAGGCACCGATGAGCGAGGAGCATGGTATGGACTGCAGACGCTGAGGCAGCTTGTGATGCGTTCGCCGCACGGTGAGGCGTGGCTGCACGGCGTTGAGATTACCGACTGGCCGAGTCTCGCCTTTCGTGGCGCCCACCTCTTTGTAGGCAAGCATGCGCTGCCGTTCCACACTCGGTTGATTTCACACATTTTCGGCCGGTTCAAGCTGAATGCGCTCGTTCTGGAGTGTGAGTACTCCCGGTGGAAATCACATCCGGAAATCCGCGTCCCGGAAGCGATGCCCCTCCGCGACCTGCGGGCCGAGGTCGAGTTTGCACGACGGCGCTTTTTGCAGCCGATACCGTTGATCCCGTCGCTGAGCCACACGGACTGGATCTTCAAGAATGGACGCCACCTCACGCTGGCGGAAGACCCGGCGAGTCCACACGCCTACGACGTATCCGACCCACGATCGTATCAGATCCTGTTCGATGTATATCGTGAGGCGATCGGTATTTTCCGCCCGAGCGCTTTCCACATTGGGCACGACGAACTCCTCTCCGCGGGATCTTCAGCACCTGGCGCCTATCCTTTCCGCGCAAACCACCGCGGCGCCGGCACAGCACAACTTTTTTCCGGCGACGTCTGGCGCATCGACGCTTTCCTGCGCGCCCAGAACATCCGACCGATGATGTGGGCCGACATGCTGCTTGCTCCCTCGGATGGCAATCCGGCGCGATATCCCCGGTTTCCGGCGGCCAACGCACCAACCGCGGCGGCAGCGCAGGAGATGAGGCAGAATCTGCCCGGGGACATGATCCTGGACGACTGGCGATATGAACCCGGCAGTGAGCAGCGCAATGGATTGAACCTGTTTCTGAACAGCGGGCATGATGCAATTGGCTGCAGCTGGTTCCAACCGCAGAATATCCGTGGTTGGGCGCTTCAATGTGTGCGAAAAGGCGCCCTGGGCCTGCTGCAGACTACGTGGGCTGGATATAACAGCGGTGAAGCGCTTCTGCACACGCAGCTGCGCCAGTTTGACGCTTTTGTACTGGCCGCAGAGTACAGCTGGAGCGGAACGAAACTGCAGCCCGGCGACGGTTCCTCACCGCCGGCGGCCGGCACGCTCCCGTGGAATGCGCGCGACGTTTTCATTCGCTCCTGGAGCCGGTCGTCCCAAAGCACAGCAAGCGGCTGGACGATTAACCTGAGCCAGGGCACGAACATGCAGCTCGCGGCGCCGAGATCGCACGGTCTCCCCTGGTCTGCGCCTCGAACCGCCTCGGCAGCCTGGAGCGCTAGGGATCCCCTCGATGGCGCGGTAGTGCAGAGCGAAAAGGTTCCGACAGGCGTCTGCCTGCGCAGCCGCCTGGAGGTGAACCGAGGCGAGGTCGGACCCGGCGCCATCGTACTGCACCCCAACGCACGCGCCGGCCATATCGCGCTCCTGCAGGCATGCGCCTTCCCATCACCGGATGGTACGACCGTGGCAACAGTGACCCTGAGCTACGCGGATGGCGGCCAAGCCGAACTTCCTCTGCGGTATGGCCGCGAAACCGGCGCTCTGGATGACAACGGCGAGCCGGCCGGAATGACCACCGCGCTGATCCCCTGGCGGGCCGATGCCGCTGCGGCGCCACTGTGGCTCCGGATTTGCACGCTGACCAACCCGCAACCGGGCAAGCGGATCGCGGCCATTCGCATCGCCGCGATCGACCCGGTGGCTGCACCGGTTCTGTTCGGCATCACGGGCTGGTAG
- a CDS encoding LD-carboxypeptidase: protein MAMQPLLKPNLLRAGDRIAAVSLSSGAAARFPHRYQAGCRQLEAEYGVTVTSMPNALRPHEFLAANPQARADDLIQALEDDTISGIFSTIGGDDSIRLLPLIDPAHIRRHPKPFLGMSDTTITHFQFLAAGVASFYGPAIMTGFAENCGMHAYTRDAVRRALFEPETERRLPENPEGWTVEHLDWQDPVNQGIRRRLQPPMPWRFAQGEGVVCGRLIGGCIEVLDWLRGTSVWPAAHEWEGSILFIETSEEAPEPLAMLRMLRCLAAVGVLERVEGVLLGRPGGAKVDPARFSEWEIALLGALREAGREDTAVVTRMDFGHTDPVAVLPFGSLAEIDCVRKQIRLHPGAALK from the coding sequence ATGGCTATGCAGCCACTGCTAAAACCAAACTTGCTGAGGGCCGGTGACCGCATCGCAGCCGTTTCGCTCTCTTCCGGCGCTGCCGCGCGGTTCCCACACCGCTATCAAGCCGGCTGCCGCCAACTGGAGGCAGAGTACGGCGTAACCGTTACCAGCATGCCCAACGCCCTGCGCCCACATGAGTTCCTGGCGGCGAACCCACAAGCCCGGGCGGATGACCTGATTCAGGCGCTGGAAGACGACACGATCTCGGGGATCTTCTCGACGATTGGCGGTGACGACTCGATTCGCCTGCTGCCACTGATCGACCCGGCCCATATCCGCCGCCATCCGAAGCCGTTTCTGGGTATGTCGGACACCACAATTACGCACTTTCAGTTTCTTGCCGCCGGTGTCGCAAGCTTCTACGGTCCGGCAATCATGACAGGCTTTGCTGAGAACTGCGGCATGCACGCCTACACGCGCGATGCCGTGCGCCGTGCACTTTTCGAGCCTGAAACCGAGCGGCGCCTTCCCGAAAACCCGGAAGGCTGGACGGTGGAGCACCTCGACTGGCAGGATCCCGTCAATCAAGGTATCCGGCGTCGGCTGCAGCCGCCGATGCCATGGCGGTTTGCTCAGGGCGAAGGTGTGGTTTGCGGACGCTTGATCGGCGGGTGCATCGAGGTCCTGGATTGGCTGCGTGGAACGTCAGTATGGCCTGCAGCCCATGAGTGGGAGGGCTCGATTCTGTTCATCGAGACGTCGGAGGAGGCTCCGGAACCGCTTGCGATGCTGAGGATGTTGCGGTGCCTCGCAGCTGTTGGCGTGCTTGAACGCGTGGAGGGGGTTCTTCTGGGGCGACCGGGAGGAGCCAAAGTGGACCCGGCGCGATTTAGCGAGTGGGAAATCGCGCTACTGGGCGCCCTGCGCGAGGCCGGCCGCGAAGATACTGCCGTTGTGACCCGGATGGACTTCGGACATACGGACCCGGTGGCCGTGCTGCCGTTTGGCTCGCTGGCGGAAATCGACTGCGTACGCAAACAGATCCGGCTGCACCCGGGCGCTGCCCTCAAATAG
- a CDS encoding Gfo/Idh/MocA family oxidoreductase produces the protein MSSPIRIACIGCGAMANAVHYPSLISFPDAEVAAVCDLNEERMAQTCERHSLNHARRFIDYQRMVDEVEPEAVWCIGQPNIMFPLWVWLLERRCPLYIEKPMGITVHQARALAHLADKNGCVTQVSFQRRSSPILREMTIRCRERGPVTHAVCEFYKCSPAPYLDARDHMMDDGVHAIDTLRWLCRGEIVRIQSAARRIGTPDINFFSAMIEFDNGSVGMLANSWTSGRRTFRVQIHAPSICAELELETGGNLYADGRLEGESFDAATIAGDSRPWILGGFRAKIREFLDALRGGPEPSSCFADAVKTMAAADLILAQELLAG, from the coding sequence ATGAGTTCACCGATAAGAATCGCCTGCATCGGATGCGGCGCCATGGCAAACGCCGTGCACTATCCGTCGCTCATTTCATTCCCGGATGCGGAGGTTGCGGCCGTATGTGATCTCAACGAAGAGCGAATGGCGCAAACGTGCGAGCGCCACTCCCTTAACCACGCTCGGCGCTTTATCGACTATCAGAGGATGGTGGATGAGGTCGAGCCGGAAGCGGTGTGGTGCATCGGCCAGCCCAATATCATGTTTCCGCTGTGGGTTTGGCTCCTCGAACGTCGCTGCCCGCTGTACATCGAAAAGCCGATGGGCATTACCGTGCATCAGGCGCGGGCGCTGGCGCATCTTGCCGACAAGAATGGCTGCGTAACGCAGGTGAGCTTCCAGCGGCGAAGCTCGCCGATCCTCCGCGAGATGACGATCAGGTGCCGCGAACGCGGTCCGGTGACGCATGCCGTCTGCGAGTTTTACAAATGCTCGCCCGCTCCATACCTCGATGCCCGCGATCACATGATGGATGACGGCGTGCACGCCATCGATACACTCCGATGGCTTTGCCGCGGCGAGATTGTGCGCATTCAATCGGCCGCCCGGCGTATCGGTACACCGGATATCAACTTCTTCAGCGCGATGATCGAATTCGACAACGGCTCGGTGGGCATGCTGGCCAACAGCTGGACGAGCGGCCGGCGCACCTTCCGGGTGCAGATCCACGCGCCCTCCATCTGCGCAGAGCTGGAACTGGAAACCGGTGGAAACCTGTACGCCGACGGCCGTCTGGAGGGGGAGAGCTTTGACGCCGCCACCATCGCCGGTGACAGCCGTCCCTGGATCCTCGGTGGCTTCCGCGCCAAAATCCGCGAATTCCTCGACGCGCTTCGGGGCGGTCCGGAGCCATCCTCCTGCTTTGCCGACGCCGTGAAGACGATGGCGGCGGCGGACCTCATCCTGGCGCAGGAGCTGCTGGCCGGATGA
- a CDS encoding DUF1003 domain-containing protein: MTQATPPARPPKLAELRKRIKPPRDINSEHEQSLTMLDRAALLITERVGTMGFFLIILVWTVVWTGYNIAASELPALRLHAFDPFPAFVAYLLISNVIQILLMPLIMVGQNLQGRHSELRAQNDFEVNVKAEKEVELILEHLEYQADLILQLLKTQGRKLDAALVPDQDAPPAA; this comes from the coding sequence ATGACTCAGGCAACACCACCGGCCCGCCCGCCCAAGCTCGCTGAGCTGCGAAAGCGCATCAAACCGCCACGCGATATCAACTCCGAGCATGAGCAGAGCCTCACCATGCTGGACCGCGCAGCCCTCCTCATAACCGAAAGAGTAGGGACGATGGGCTTTTTCCTTATCATCCTGGTCTGGACTGTCGTCTGGACCGGCTACAACATTGCCGCCTCTGAGCTGCCGGCGCTGCGCCTCCACGCCTTTGACCCGTTTCCCGCGTTCGTTGCCTACCTCCTCATCAGCAACGTGATACAGATCCTGCTGATGCCGCTGATTATGGTTGGTCAAAATCTCCAGGGCCGCCACTCCGAACTGCGCGCACAGAACGATTTTGAAGTCAACGTGAAGGCCGAGAAGGAGGTTGAGCTGATCCTGGAGCACCTGGAGTACCAGGCCGATTTGATCCTGCAGCTCCTCAAGACACAGGGACGCAAGTTGGACGCCGCGCTGGTGCCCGATCAGGATGCTCCGCCGGCAGCTTGA
- a CDS encoding DUF255 domain-containing protein: protein MHKNLHTKLIRAVERAVGWLPFMALLLGAGVLGAIRESRAGGLMTWAPTYRSALRASRRTREPVLLAFQSASGGWSAKMDAETFADVGVENLSTRFQCVRLERALDTKTARSYHVTVWPTTILLTSHGSPAYRFTGYTPASALLPAMQHLLARD from the coding sequence ATGCACAAGAACCTTCACACGAAGCTGATACGAGCCGTGGAACGAGCGGTTGGCTGGCTCCCATTCATGGCGCTGTTACTGGGCGCCGGCGTGCTCGGTGCAATCCGTGAGAGCCGCGCGGGCGGATTGATGACCTGGGCGCCAACGTACCGATCTGCTCTCCGTGCGTCCCGACGAACCAGAGAACCCGTTCTGCTGGCATTCCAATCCGCATCAGGCGGCTGGTCGGCCAAAATGGATGCCGAAACGTTTGCCGATGTCGGCGTGGAAAACCTCAGCACGCGATTTCAATGCGTGCGCCTGGAGCGCGCCCTCGATACGAAAACGGCCCGGAGTTATCACGTCACTGTTTGGCCCACTACAATACTCCTCACCAGCCACGGATCGCCTGCATATCGCTTTACCGGCTATACACCTGCGTCTGCGCTTTTGCCTGCCATGCAGCATTTATTGGCCCGCGATTGA
- a CDS encoding thioredoxin fold domain-containing protein, which yields MRKPYSVAAALVLCVSSSSALAAPSGHHGKHKKPAAGHHAPKPAHHLHPVHKAKVVAPTISWQQNVGVAFHIARLRHKLVMVDFYTTWCEYCKLLDHTTYTDPVVRSLARRFVTLKANPEKDVAADRLAKEVGVTGFPYILFVSPEGNVVSYISGYEPAPEFARYMRAALTYKGP from the coding sequence ATGAGAAAACCATATTCTGTAGCCGCAGCGCTGGTCCTCTGCGTATCCTCGTCCTCGGCGCTTGCGGCGCCATCCGGCCATCATGGCAAGCACAAAAAGCCGGCTGCCGGTCACCACGCACCAAAGCCCGCGCATCATCTCCATCCGGTACACAAGGCAAAAGTTGTGGCGCCAACGATCTCGTGGCAGCAAAACGTAGGCGTCGCCTTTCACATAGCGCGACTGCGCCATAAGCTGGTGATGGTCGATTTCTATACAACCTGGTGTGAGTATTGCAAACTGCTGGACCACACGACCTATACCGATCCGGTCGTTCGTTCTCTGGCCCGGCGCTTCGTGACGCTGAAAGCTAATCCCGAAAAGGATGTCGCTGCTGACCGTCTTGCAAAGGAGGTCGGAGTTACCGGCTTTCCCTACATCCTCTTTGTATCGCCTGAAGGCAACGTGGTCTCGTACATCAGCGGTTACGAGCCTGCGCCCGAATTTGCCCGGTACATGCGTGCGGCGCTCACCTACAAGGGGCCGTAG
- a CDS encoding peptidylprolyl isomerase, with amino-acid sequence MKFPIGGLLLATSITLAPAGKALAQGPPVPIQQPAAPRPTGPNDVVGRVNGQPITWAQFLDFLKTSNPQQFQQAVASAVGIDVAAALFGPAHAATYTVTQAQAIAAVRANPPIIVQNGLQSMLMERALDQKAAKVGVTATPAQVQARIAELFAQLHKEGIIPAGVTDDQFLAQRNFSREQLEQNIRLQVLMDDITQKQLEQQLGHPIGPNDFLQARHILFKITNPVSSTGKPDPQANAAAQKAALAKAQQVAADIRSKKKTFAEEAKAFSDDAGTKDRGGDLGVFLRGSMVPEFDNAAFALKPGVLSQPVLSTFGYHLIEVEKLGKDISPAARETALQSYLASTRNNLMSALMSSSKIENYLRPAPPAMVPPRPGGPVPPNNGRSPQQQGPPPHHP; translated from the coding sequence TTGAAGTTTCCAATCGGTGGCCTTTTGCTGGCCACATCTATTACGCTTGCGCCGGCAGGCAAAGCACTGGCCCAGGGCCCGCCGGTTCCCATTCAACAGCCCGCGGCGCCCCGCCCAACAGGGCCGAATGACGTGGTTGGCCGCGTAAATGGTCAGCCCATCACATGGGCGCAGTTTCTGGACTTCCTCAAGACCAGCAATCCGCAGCAGTTTCAGCAGGCGGTGGCCAGTGCCGTTGGTATCGATGTTGCTGCAGCGCTCTTTGGGCCGGCCCACGCAGCGACATACACGGTTACGCAGGCTCAGGCGATTGCGGCTGTCCGCGCCAACCCACCGATCATTGTGCAGAACGGACTGCAGAGCATGCTCATGGAGCGGGCCCTGGATCAAAAGGCGGCCAAGGTTGGCGTCACTGCTACCCCAGCACAGGTCCAGGCGCGCATAGCCGAGCTGTTTGCGCAACTTCACAAGGAGGGTATCATCCCCGCCGGCGTGACGGATGACCAGTTCCTGGCGCAGCGCAACTTCTCGCGGGAACAGCTTGAGCAGAACATTCGGCTTCAGGTGTTGATGGATGACATCACTCAGAAGCAGCTGGAGCAGCAGCTGGGCCACCCGATCGGCCCGAACGACTTCTTGCAGGCTCGCCACATCCTGTTTAAAATCACGAATCCGGTGAGTTCCACAGGCAAGCCGGATCCGCAGGCTAACGCGGCAGCTCAGAAGGCCGCACTGGCGAAGGCGCAGCAAGTGGCCGCCGATATCCGAAGCAAGAAGAAGACGTTTGCCGAAGAGGCGAAAGCATTCAGCGATGATGCGGGCACCAAGGACCGCGGCGGTGACCTGGGTGTGTTTCTGCGTGGAAGTATGGTGCCGGAGTTCGACAACGCCGCCTTTGCGCTCAAGCCTGGAGTGCTCAGCCAACCGGTGCTCTCAACGTTCGGATATCACCTGATTGAGGTGGAGAAGCTGGGGAAAGACATAAGCCCGGCCGCGCGCGAAACTGCACTCCAGAGTTACCTTGCCTCCACGCGCAACAACCTGATGTCGGCTTTGATGAGCAGCAGCAAGATCGAGAACTACCTGCGGCCGGCGCCTCCCGCCATGGTGCCGCCAAGGCCGGGCGGTCCCGTGCCGCCAAATAACGGCCGCTCGCCCCAACAGCAAGGACCGCCGCCGCACCATCCGTAG
- a CDS encoding ankyrin repeat domain-containing protein, with protein MSARLLRGLVGGALAAALLVILFYRARAARARIADRDVQFALANGDVARVRRDLANGADPRQILAQRDVADAPLVQRNDAMVHILRGLGAKLSLNAQLIRAAEDGSVVVCRQLIAQGASPAAAISIPGQIDTTALAAAMVSGEWGTAETLADAGARPNDDAIRFALKNSAPKPLLRKLLRVDPSSADVSLELAAMRGRTAEVRELVALGANLNVHTVYHDTPLCLAEIGRHPKTVAAIEQLLRRGTRAAGAPLMGRKDRNQFLVAAALAGDLPRVEQMVQMGVDVNFTVDGESALVASLQIRDTPLMLWLLNHGAKPTVVPPPPEAAPGALHAKAQSPMEVAMEQALPLAAVKALIAHGASPNQRQHSADGMTLLMVAAAQGSANNARTLLDAGADPNMLDARGWSALAWAKTYNHPQVTALLEARIRGASKSAAAITTTSP; from the coding sequence ATGAGCGCCAGGCTGCTGCGCGGGCTGGTCGGCGGTGCGCTGGCTGCCGCTTTGCTGGTCATCCTGTTCTATCGGGCGCGAGCGGCGCGTGCGCGAATAGCTGATCGAGACGTTCAATTCGCGCTCGCGAACGGAGACGTGGCTCGCGTGCGGCGAGATTTGGCCAACGGTGCGGATCCACGTCAGATACTCGCCCAACGCGATGTGGCGGACGCGCCGCTGGTTCAGCGGAATGATGCCATGGTACACATTCTGAGAGGCCTCGGAGCAAAGCTCTCATTAAACGCCCAGCTTATTCGCGCCGCCGAGGATGGCAGCGTGGTGGTATGTCGGCAATTGATCGCGCAGGGAGCGAGTCCGGCGGCCGCGATCTCAATTCCGGGCCAGATCGATACCACCGCGCTGGCGGCAGCGATGGTCAGCGGAGAATGGGGCACTGCCGAAACGCTGGCCGACGCTGGAGCCAGGCCGAACGATGACGCGATCCGGTTTGCCCTGAAGAACTCGGCGCCCAAGCCACTCCTGCGCAAACTGCTGCGCGTCGATCCCTCCTCTGCCGATGTGAGCCTGGAACTGGCGGCGATGCGCGGTCGAACGGCCGAGGTGCGGGAGCTTGTTGCGCTCGGCGCCAACCTGAACGTCCACACCGTCTACCACGATACGCCACTCTGCCTGGCGGAAATCGGTAGGCACCCAAAAACCGTAGCAGCGATTGAGCAGCTGCTGCGCCGGGGAACCAGGGCGGCAGGCGCACCCTTGATGGGGCGGAAGGATCGCAACCAGTTTCTGGTCGCGGCGGCGCTTGCAGGTGACCTGCCTCGTGTAGAGCAGATGGTGCAGATGGGCGTCGATGTGAACTTCACGGTAGATGGTGAGTCCGCATTGGTCGCATCGCTTCAGATTCGCGATACACCTTTGATGCTCTGGCTGCTGAACCATGGCGCGAAGCCCACCGTGGTACCGCCGCCGCCCGAGGCTGCGCCGGGAGCGCTGCATGCCAAGGCCCAAAGCCCGATGGAAGTCGCCATGGAGCAGGCTCTTCCACTTGCGGCGGTGAAGGCGCTGATCGCGCATGGGGCAAGCCCAAACCAGCGCCAACACTCCGCGGATGGCATGACGCTGCTGATGGTGGCGGCAGCGCAGGGCAGTGCAAACAACGCCAGAACGCTTCTGGATGCCGGCGCCGACCCGAATATGCTGGACGCCCGCGGCTGGTCGGCGCTCGCCTGGGCAAAGACTTACAACCATCCGCAGGTCACAGCGCTGCTCGAGGCCCGGATTCGCGGCGCGTCAAAATCGGCCGCTGCTATAACCACTACCAGCCCGTGA